A single region of the Bdellovibrio sp. GT3 genome encodes:
- the lgt gene encoding prolipoprotein diacylglyceryl transferase, translated as MVHDLDPFALRISGDFGVRWYGLSYMMGFICAYLLIKWLAQRQRSGLNAQMVGDFITYTAIGTLVGGRLGYVFFYGPDLLWKFKSSFPFWGVLAVNEGGMASHGGIIGIVIACLLYARKYSVNATYLFDLVAVVGPLGVFFGRIANFINGELVGRPCDPSYPLAVKFPQDIEMWPSQDFSRLNDLTTVVDKIGVSRETWLELLGKFHMDQAAREQVYGTLHNVVLSIQDGNAAAKAAIEPFLTPRYPSQLFAAVGEGLFLFIVLFFLWRKPRKPGFIASTFIVLYALVRIADEHFRMPDAQIGFQWLGLTRGQWLSVVMLAVGFLLMFVWSRSGSLKIPGWGRGHSIRLNRK; from the coding sequence GTGGTTCACGATTTAGATCCCTTTGCTTTAAGAATTTCTGGTGACTTTGGTGTGCGTTGGTATGGCCTGTCTTACATGATGGGTTTCATTTGTGCCTATTTGTTAATCAAATGGTTGGCACAACGTCAGCGCTCGGGGCTGAATGCCCAAATGGTAGGCGATTTCATCACATATACCGCGATTGGTACATTGGTGGGAGGTCGTCTTGGGTACGTGTTCTTCTACGGTCCTGACCTTCTGTGGAAATTCAAGTCTTCCTTCCCTTTCTGGGGAGTGTTGGCAGTGAATGAGGGCGGCATGGCGAGTCACGGCGGTATCATCGGTATCGTGATTGCCTGCTTGTTGTACGCACGCAAGTATTCTGTGAATGCGACGTACCTGTTTGACCTGGTCGCCGTTGTGGGTCCATTGGGGGTCTTCTTTGGTCGTATCGCAAATTTCATCAATGGTGAATTGGTGGGGCGTCCTTGTGATCCTTCATACCCGTTGGCGGTGAAGTTTCCTCAAGACATCGAGATGTGGCCTTCCCAGGATTTCTCTCGCCTTAATGACCTGACCACAGTGGTGGATAAAATTGGCGTCAGTCGTGAAACTTGGTTGGAGCTTTTGGGTAAATTCCATATGGACCAAGCCGCTCGTGAACAGGTTTATGGCACTCTCCACAATGTTGTGTTGTCCATTCAGGATGGCAATGCGGCGGCGAAAGCTGCGATTGAACCATTTTTGACTCCGCGCTATCCGTCACAGTTGTTTGCGGCAGTGGGCGAGGGTTTGTTCCTGTTTATCGTGCTTTTCTTCTTGTGGAGAAAACCGCGCAAACCAGGCTTTATCGCTTCCACATTCATCGTGCTTTATGCATTGGTAAGAATTGCTGATGAACACTTCCGTATGCCAGATGCACAAATCGGCTTCCAATGGTTGGGTCTGACTCGTGGTCAATGGCTGAGCGTTGTGATGCTGGCTGTGGGCTTCTTGTTGATGTTCGTATGGAGTCGTTCGGGTTCGTTGAAGATCCCGGGTTGGGGCCGCGGTCATTCGATTCGTTTGAACAGAAAATAG
- a CDS encoding BrnT family toxin, with protein sequence MDYVEFEWDDAKAASNYRKHGVRFSEAVTIWKDESAIEVADLDHSTHEERWVRIGLSVDIRVIVVVYTERFLGFKVRVISARKATAVEVEQYMVRKI encoded by the coding sequence ATGGATTATGTAGAATTTGAGTGGGACGATGCCAAGGCTGCGTCCAACTATCGGAAACATGGCGTTCGATTTTCTGAAGCAGTGACGATATGGAAAGACGAGTCGGCCATTGAAGTGGCTGATTTGGATCATTCCACCCATGAAGAGCGTTGGGTTCGTATTGGCCTTTCTGTCGACATCAGAGTGATTGTCGTAGTTTATACGGAAAGATTTTTGGGATTTAAAGTAAGAGTGATTTCAGCTCGAAAAGCCACTGCTGTTGAAGTTGAGCAATATATGGTGAGAAAGATATGA
- the hisS gene encoding histidine--tRNA ligase — MSEKIQRVRGTRDLLPEDSNVFRFVEESAYQKAKLYGFGEIETPIFEFSEVFHRTLGETSDVVSKETYDFTDRGGESLTLRPEGTAGVARAFISEGMSQNLPLKFYYSGPMFRYERPQKGRYRQFFQLGAECLGYDTPHADVECIAMAWDLLQQIGISADCTLEINTLGDAESRAAYRDALVAYFKSNESQLSTDSKNRLEKNPLRILDSKDEGDKKLNADAPKLEQYLNESSRSFFKKVLAGIEKLGIPFKVNNHLVRGLDYYCHTVFEFTTSKLGAQGTVLAGGRYDGLIEMMGGPKTPGVGWAAGIDRLADLTPKELAIAKEVLVAVIGADDAGEDESVKLAHEIRSRGIKVENFLSGKMGKKMQKANNKGAHYALILGGNEVSSGTVTVKNFVTGEQQTISRSDIATFDFKI, encoded by the coding sequence ATGAGCGAAAAAATCCAAAGAGTGCGGGGCACGCGCGATCTGCTTCCTGAAGACAGCAATGTCTTCCGTTTTGTCGAAGAATCAGCCTATCAAAAAGCAAAACTTTACGGTTTTGGCGAAATAGAAACGCCTATTTTCGAATTTTCTGAAGTCTTTCATCGCACTTTGGGCGAAACCTCGGACGTTGTCAGTAAAGAGACTTATGACTTTACAGATCGCGGTGGAGAGAGCCTTACCCTGCGTCCCGAAGGAACTGCCGGCGTGGCGAGGGCTTTTATTTCAGAAGGCATGAGCCAAAATCTTCCCCTGAAGTTTTATTATTCTGGCCCCATGTTTCGTTATGAGAGACCGCAAAAAGGCCGTTACCGCCAATTCTTCCAATTGGGCGCAGAGTGTCTAGGTTATGACACTCCTCACGCAGATGTGGAGTGCATTGCCATGGCTTGGGACTTATTGCAGCAAATCGGAATTTCCGCGGATTGCACCCTTGAGATCAATACCTTGGGTGACGCAGAAAGCCGCGCTGCTTATCGCGACGCCTTGGTGGCTTACTTCAAATCCAACGAATCACAACTGTCAACTGACTCCAAAAATCGTCTGGAGAAGAATCCTCTGCGCATTTTGGATTCCAAGGACGAAGGCGACAAGAAGCTTAATGCTGATGCTCCAAAACTAGAACAATACCTCAATGAAAGTTCGCGATCTTTCTTCAAAAAGGTTTTGGCAGGAATCGAAAAATTGGGAATTCCATTCAAAGTGAACAATCACCTTGTGCGCGGCTTGGACTACTACTGTCACACTGTTTTTGAATTCACGACTTCGAAACTAGGCGCGCAAGGAACCGTACTCGCTGGAGGCCGTTATGATGGCCTGATCGAAATGATGGGTGGCCCCAAAACTCCAGGAGTTGGCTGGGCCGCAGGTATTGATCGTTTGGCCGATCTAACTCCTAAGGAATTGGCAATTGCCAAAGAAGTCCTGGTTGCAGTGATTGGCGCCGACGATGCTGGTGAAGATGAAAGCGTAAAGCTTGCCCACGAAATCCGTTCCCGTGGAATCAAGGTCGAAAACTTTTTGTCAGGTAAAATGGGCAAGAAAATGCAAAAGGCCAATAACAAGGGAGCGCATTACGCTTTGATTTTGGGAGGAAACGAGGTTTCCAGCGGCACGGTCACTGTGAAAAACTTTGTAACCGGCGAGCAACAAACAATCTCAAGATCAGACATCGCCACTTTCGATTTCAAAATATAA
- a CDS encoding DUF3299 domain-containing protein, with product MKKWLIPGILILAVIVAVAGYQILGGGPSISGETVNWRQLGELDYITGNAPPELKALDNQPVKLPGFMVPLEDEQRQVVEFLLVPSPQACIHVPAPPPNQMVYVKMKKGVPAMQGPIWVYGTLKLVTKQSMYGDASFEITGEAIEPYK from the coding sequence ATGAAGAAATGGCTTATCCCGGGAATCCTTATCTTAGCCGTCATCGTCGCTGTCGCAGGTTATCAAATACTGGGTGGTGGACCGAGTATTTCTGGCGAAACTGTAAATTGGCGCCAATTGGGCGAGCTGGATTATATCACCGGAAATGCGCCACCAGAGCTTAAAGCCCTGGATAATCAACCCGTGAAACTTCCAGGCTTTATGGTGCCCCTTGAGGACGAACAACGTCAGGTTGTGGAGTTTCTTTTGGTGCCCAGTCCGCAGGCGTGCATTCACGTTCCAGCTCCACCGCCGAATCAGATGGTTTATGTCAAAATGAAAAAGGGTGTGCCGGCAATGCAGGGCCCAATTTGGGTGTATGGCACTTTGAAACTCGTAACCAAGCAGTCAATGTATGGTGACGCATCCTTCGAAATAACAGGTGAGGCGATTGAGCCTTACAAATAG
- a CDS encoding ZrgA family zinc uptake protein — protein MFKALFISVFSLAAVESMAHAHGVATVDVAFDGKNGRIQLHAPASSIYGFEYEAKSVKDKANKEAGLKKFNDKVNDLFQFAADNKCEVKMDYNEVVQKEKHADVNAIYNVTCEVAPAGTSVTLGVQDVFKRVKAVKVNVISGDTQKSQEVKKSGEKVEL, from the coding sequence ATGTTCAAGGCACTTTTTATTTCTGTATTTTCTTTGGCCGCAGTTGAATCGATGGCACATGCACATGGTGTGGCCACAGTAGACGTTGCGTTCGATGGCAAGAATGGAAGAATCCAGCTCCATGCGCCGGCATCCAGCATCTATGGCTTTGAGTACGAAGCCAAGTCAGTCAAAGATAAAGCCAATAAAGAAGCGGGGCTGAAGAAGTTTAATGATAAAGTGAATGACTTGTTTCAGTTTGCAGCCGACAACAAGTGTGAAGTAAAAATGGACTATAACGAAGTCGTGCAAAAGGAAAAGCATGCGGACGTAAATGCCATTTACAATGTCACTTGTGAAGTGGCGCCGGCAGGAACGTCTGTGACTTTGGGAGTTCAGGATGTGTTCAAACGAGTGAAGGCTGTGAAGGTCAATGTCATCTCCGGCGATACCCAGAAGTCCCAGGAAGTTAAGAAAAGCGGAGAAAAGGTTGAGCTCTAG
- a CDS encoding ABC transporter ATP-binding protein, which translates to MSSPAIPRSPRKLRKAEKRLSSSESLIEIQNLEYSYAGDNKPTLVIPEFSVRKGEELFLYGPSGTGKTTLLECLAGVLPLSKGSVKILGRDLAQMSSAQRDAFRAEHMGYVFQSFNLIPYLSVIENIELPLHLSPVRKARLGSVDTDMVIRALCGNLGIGDLLDKKVTELSVGQQQRVAVARALLGKPDLLLADEPTSALDADHREKFLKLLFDLSELYGTTVVFVSHDRGIENLFTRSVSLESINRTT; encoded by the coding sequence ATGTCATCTCCGGCGATACCCAGAAGTCCCAGGAAGTTAAGAAAAGCGGAGAAAAGGTTGAGCTCTAGTGAATCATTGATTGAAATTCAGAATCTGGAATACTCCTATGCCGGGGATAATAAGCCGACATTGGTGATTCCAGAGTTTTCCGTACGAAAAGGCGAGGAGCTGTTTTTGTATGGACCTAGTGGCACCGGGAAAACAACGCTTTTGGAATGCTTGGCAGGGGTTCTGCCTTTATCCAAGGGAAGTGTGAAAATCCTGGGTCGTGACCTGGCTCAAATGAGTTCTGCACAGCGAGATGCATTTCGCGCTGAACACATGGGTTATGTCTTTCAGAGTTTCAATTTGATTCCTTATTTGTCTGTCATTGAAAACATCGAGTTGCCTTTGCATCTAAGTCCCGTACGCAAAGCCCGCTTGGGCAGTGTGGACACCGATATGGTGATCCGTGCTTTGTGCGGAAACTTGGGAATCGGTGATTTGCTGGATAAAAAAGTGACTGAGTTGAGTGTCGGACAGCAGCAGCGTGTGGCTGTCGCGCGGGCCTTGTTGGGGAAGCCTGATTTGTTATTGGCCGATGAGCCAACGTCAGCATTGGATGCTGACCACCGCGAGAAATTTTTGAAGCTGCTTTTTGATTTGTCAGAACTTTATGGCACGACCGTGGTCTTTGTTTCCCATGATCGTGGCATTGAAAACCTATTTACCCGTTCCGTGTCGCTGGAATCAATTAACAGGACAACATGA
- a CDS encoding ABC transporter permease, with protein sequence MMIFLNLAIKSLKNRAFATTLTVLSIALSVALFLSVERAQRAAEEGFTQTISKTDLIVGARSGPLQLILYTVFNIGTPTQNVSFEAYQDLQKHPAVAWTIPYSLGDSHRGFRVVGTTSDFFKHYHFRGDQKVSLQSGTEVQGLWDVVVGSEVAHQLGYQLGDSIVIAHGVTKGEGIVHHDHRPFKITGIMAPTGTPLDRAVYISLEGMEALHMDWQDGAMPVAGKETPTSQIKKENIKIDNITSFFIGTKSRIETLKLQREINEYTKEPLLAIIPGATLSELWHSLSYVENVLRIISWMVLAVGFMGMLIALTTTLNERRREMAILRAVGATPGQIVGLLVFESAVLTVVGVITGVILSLLLTYSLKPWLQNSFGLYLEGSAITSKEFVYIFVAIFVGVLIGLIPALRAQKQALKDGLSVRV encoded by the coding sequence ATGATGATCTTCTTGAACCTGGCTATTAAATCTTTAAAAAATCGCGCTTTTGCGACGACGTTGACAGTGCTTTCAATCGCACTCAGCGTTGCATTGTTTTTGTCGGTGGAGCGTGCACAACGGGCCGCTGAAGAAGGCTTCACGCAAACGATTTCCAAAACAGATTTGATCGTCGGTGCGCGCAGTGGTCCATTGCAGTTGATTCTTTACACTGTGTTCAATATAGGGACGCCGACACAAAATGTGTCCTTTGAGGCTTATCAGGATTTGCAAAAACATCCGGCGGTGGCCTGGACAATTCCTTATTCATTGGGCGACAGTCATCGCGGGTTCCGCGTGGTTGGTACCACTTCTGATTTTTTCAAACATTATCATTTCCGCGGTGACCAAAAGGTGTCCTTGCAATCTGGAACAGAAGTGCAGGGATTGTGGGATGTCGTAGTTGGTTCCGAAGTCGCACATCAGTTGGGCTACCAACTGGGTGACAGCATCGTTATTGCGCACGGAGTGACCAAGGGTGAGGGCATTGTCCATCACGATCACCGACCTTTTAAAATTACGGGCATCATGGCTCCGACGGGGACACCGTTGGATCGTGCAGTGTATATCAGCCTCGAAGGAATGGAAGCCCTGCACATGGACTGGCAAGATGGTGCTATGCCTGTTGCCGGCAAGGAAACACCGACTTCGCAAATCAAAAAAGAAAATATCAAGATCGATAACATCACGTCTTTCTTTATTGGCACAAAATCACGTATCGAAACACTGAAGCTGCAACGTGAAATCAATGAATACACGAAGGAGCCATTGCTGGCGATCATTCCTGGGGCGACCTTGAGTGAGCTATGGCATAGCCTTTCTTATGTGGAAAATGTTCTGCGCATTATCTCCTGGATGGTGTTGGCTGTGGGTTTCATGGGAATGCTGATTGCCTTGACCACCACACTGAACGAGCGTCGTCGTGAAATGGCGATTCTGCGCGCAGTGGGGGCAACACCGGGCCAGATCGTTGGCTTGTTGGTGTTTGAATCGGCAGTTTTGACAGTGGTCGGTGTTATAACCGGTGTGATTCTTTCTTTGCTACTGACGTATTCTTTGAAACCGTGGTTGCAAAACAGTTTTGGTTTGTACCTGGAAGGTTCGGCGATTACGTCGAAGGAATTTGTCTATATATTTGTGGCGATCTTTGTCGGTGTGTTGATTGGGTTGATTCCCGCTCTTCGTGCTCAAAAGCAGGCTTTAAAAGACGGACTGAGCGTTCGCGTCTAA
- a CDS encoding PstS family phosphate ABC transporter substrate-binding protein — MKFFIASALVLSAFAAKAESLVKIDGSSTVFPVTEAVSEEFQASTKGAIRVTVGVSGTGGGFKKFCRGETDIQNASRPITKEEMKACRDSKVTYYELPIAFDAIAIVVNPKNDWVKEITAAELKKMWEPEAQGKIMTWKQVNSKWPDEKLSLFGASTDNGTFDYFTEAIVEKSKSSRGDYTASVDHNTRVTGVNGAKGGLGYLPFAYYLTNKDKLKLLGVVGGPKAPSKKAVLPTEKTVMSGEYNPLSRPIFIYVSQEAMASKPHVKQYVDFYLNNAAEMAKQVQYIPLPANAYKMAKEHVEKKKTGSVFKGEAHVGLTIEQILKKEAAL, encoded by the coding sequence ATGAAGTTCTTTATCGCCAGCGCTTTGGTTCTTAGCGCATTTGCCGCAAAAGCGGAATCCCTAGTGAAAATTGATGGTTCAAGCACTGTGTTTCCAGTGACAGAAGCTGTTTCAGAAGAATTCCAAGCATCAACGAAAGGTGCTATTCGTGTGACGGTGGGTGTTTCCGGCACAGGTGGCGGTTTCAAAAAATTCTGCCGTGGCGAAACGGACATCCAAAATGCGTCACGCCCGATCACTAAAGAAGAAATGAAAGCCTGCCGCGATTCCAAAGTGACTTACTACGAGTTACCAATTGCCTTCGATGCCATCGCGATCGTTGTGAATCCAAAAAATGACTGGGTGAAAGAAATCACAGCAGCAGAACTTAAAAAAATGTGGGAGCCGGAAGCTCAAGGCAAAATCATGACTTGGAAACAAGTGAACTCGAAATGGCCTGACGAAAAGCTATCCCTGTTCGGTGCTTCCACTGACAACGGTACATTTGACTACTTCACTGAAGCTATCGTCGAGAAATCAAAATCCTCTCGCGGTGACTACACAGCGTCTGTTGACCACAACACGCGCGTAACAGGTGTGAATGGTGCAAAAGGTGGTTTGGGTTACCTTCCGTTTGCTTACTACCTGACTAACAAGGACAAATTGAAACTTTTGGGAGTTGTGGGCGGTCCTAAAGCTCCATCTAAAAAAGCAGTTTTGCCGACAGAAAAAACTGTGATGTCAGGGGAGTACAATCCGTTGTCTCGTCCGATCTTCATCTACGTTTCTCAGGAAGCAATGGCTTCCAAGCCGCATGTTAAACAATACGTGGATTTCTATTTGAACAATGCCGCTGAAATGGCAAAACAAGTTCAATACATCCCACTTCCAGCGAACGCTTATAAAATGGCGAAAGAGCATGTGGAGAAAAAGAAAACGGGCTCCGTTTTCAAAGGCGAAGCGCACGTGGGTTTGACGATTGAACAGATTCTAAAAAAAGAAGCGGCTCTATAG
- a CDS encoding adenylate/guanylate cyclase domain-containing protein — protein MRIPISTKLITVTILILVASTGAITFISSNYFEKKSAEQVDIANLESASAKAKEVDNIIASLVDKTRTNGSLLMKGEAAAEDLDFNFTKDKNFVALEVLKLNGSSVETVVSKVKEDVLKPFLLTPAYFVNVRAWQKFPVRNVAEGSIEIKNASYPNAPAMVTIGIPLVKDDQGKITHVVLADVMLAPLQKPFTDLSERTQFLLDRQGEVLAHKDEQRAVSRMSMVTNPFVSKAMNTRSPQYQTKFVDPESRSNYFGASVKTSYGPMVISQTSEAAILEVSNEVKRRSIFVAGSAISLAIFFIFLFSMTLTSPIEKLAGLINLVSKGNFDVKARDQVKSHDEVGDLAVAFDHMTEGLKERDKVKNLFSKFHGSAVTEDLIGKDIGVGGQSKEVVVFFSDIRGFTAFSEKRSPEEVVEMLNEYFGVMVGIINSHGGVVDKFIGDAIMAVWGAPKTTPRDAHNALRACLEMRRSLEKLNEKRIERGQPAINIGMGLHAGTAISGTIGSDERMEYTVIGNTVNTASRIEASTKAFGADLLVTDTVIDKVGDDFKVELAGAAEVKGRSEAIKMYKVRAYKAGDKYVEVKTPYSDYEAESADKVKVKAA, from the coding sequence ATGAGAATACCCATCTCAACCAAACTCATCACGGTAACGATCCTGATTCTGGTGGCTTCAACAGGAGCCATCACATTTATCTCTTCGAATTACTTCGAAAAGAAATCTGCAGAACAGGTCGATATCGCCAACCTGGAATCTGCTTCGGCGAAAGCCAAAGAGGTCGACAACATTATCGCCTCCCTGGTTGATAAGACGCGCACCAACGGTTCATTGTTAATGAAAGGTGAAGCGGCCGCAGAAGACCTGGATTTCAATTTCACCAAAGACAAAAACTTTGTCGCACTGGAAGTGTTGAAACTAAATGGTTCTTCAGTCGAAACAGTGGTCAGCAAGGTAAAAGAGGATGTTCTTAAGCCATTCCTGTTAACTCCTGCTTATTTTGTGAACGTTCGCGCTTGGCAAAAATTCCCAGTGCGCAACGTTGCCGAAGGTTCCATTGAAATCAAAAACGCTTCTTACCCGAATGCACCGGCGATGGTCACTATTGGTATTCCTTTGGTCAAAGATGATCAGGGTAAAATCACCCACGTGGTATTGGCAGATGTGATGTTGGCTCCTTTACAAAAACCTTTCACTGATTTGTCAGAGCGCACACAGTTCCTTCTGGACCGCCAAGGTGAAGTTCTTGCCCATAAAGATGAGCAAAGAGCCGTGTCACGCATGTCCATGGTGACAAATCCGTTTGTCTCCAAAGCCATGAATACCAGATCGCCACAGTATCAAACGAAGTTTGTGGATCCGGAGTCACGCTCCAACTATTTTGGCGCCTCCGTCAAAACTTCCTATGGTCCGATGGTGATTTCGCAAACTTCTGAAGCCGCGATCCTGGAAGTATCAAACGAAGTAAAACGCCGTTCGATATTTGTCGCTGGTTCCGCCATTTCTTTGGCGATCTTCTTTATCTTCCTTTTCTCTATGACACTGACCTCCCCTATTGAAAAATTGGCGGGTCTGATCAACTTGGTTTCCAAGGGTAATTTCGATGTGAAAGCCCGTGACCAGGTCAAATCCCACGACGAAGTCGGCGATTTGGCGGTGGCCTTCGATCACATGACCGAGGGTCTTAAAGAGCGCGATAAAGTAAAAAACCTTTTCTCCAAGTTCCACGGTTCGGCAGTAACCGAGGACTTGATCGGCAAAGACATCGGTGTCGGCGGTCAATCCAAAGAGGTGGTGGTTTTCTTCTCGGACATCCGTGGATTCACCGCGTTTTCGGAAAAACGTTCTCCGGAAGAAGTCGTGGAAATGCTGAATGAATACTTTGGCGTTATGGTGGGTATTATCAATTCCCATGGTGGCGTCGTGGATAAATTCATCGGTGACGCGATCATGGCCGTTTGGGGCGCACCTAAAACCACGCCTCGCGATGCCCACAATGCACTTCGTGCGTGCCTGGAAATGCGCAGATCCCTGGAGAAACTAAATGAAAAACGTATCGAGCGTGGACAACCCGCGATTAATATCGGTATGGGCCTTCATGCTGGTACCGCGATTTCCGGAACCATCGGTTCGGACGAGCGTATGGAGTACACAGTTATCGGTAATACCGTAAATACAGCTTCACGTATTGAGGCTTCCACAAAAGCCTTCGGTGCAGACTTGCTGGTGACTGATACGGTGATCGATAAAGTCGGCGACGATTTTAAAGTGGAATTGGCCGGTGCTGCCGAAGTCAAAGGCCGTTCTGAAGCCATTAAGATGTACAAGGTGCGCGCCTACAAGGCTGGCGACAAGTATGTCGAGGTGAAAACTCCGTACTCTGACTACGAGGCGGAATCCGCCGACAAAGTAAAAGTCAAAGCAGCTTAG